A window of Phragmites australis chromosome 2, lpPhrAust1.1, whole genome shotgun sequence genomic DNA:
GGTCCGTAAGATGGGCTACGGCGAAGGCTTCAAATGGATGTCCCAGTACATCAAGTGAAAGCgccttcctccttgtccatAGTGCCGCTCCCGCTGCTCTCAGGGATGGTTGTAATCAGGTCTGGTTAAAGTGTTTACCCTAGCTAGCGATAGGGAAAGCCTGTAAGTTGTGGTAGTCCTAGGTACGTGGggtctattttcttttctgatTGTTAGCCGGTGATGGTTTAAATTTTTCAAAAGATGTGGTCGCTGGAATTGCTTCGAGGCAACGGGAAGTATTTCAGCTTGTGTAATCACGTTACTTGGATCAGCGTCATGCTTGCTGGCAACTTGGTCTCAGCGTTGGATTTTGTCGCCTACGGTGAGTCTGTGGTTCATGGAAGAGAGCCTGTTGCTTTATGTTCATGCATAGAGCTCAACTTTGCGTTTGTTCAGACTTTGCTGAGGACTCTTTAGTTTCAAATAACCGTAGTGACTATCTAACATGCTAATGTCAGTAGTACAATCCAAGGTTGCTTTGATTTTATCTCCCTAATTCTGTTGAGTTAAACAACACGACTGATCTTTTGTAAGATATGGGCCCTGGGCCGGGTCGGTGCTTTGTTATTTAGCACGTTGGCATCAAATGAGTTTGCGGAGAAGGGAATGCCATAAAAGTGGGGATCTTTCCAGCTGTCGAGACTCGGAGGAAGGCAACCCTTGTGGCAATGGAAGGCCGTCTCAGCCTTTCACAATCTTCCTACTGTATGCATGCAGGTGCCAGGTGCAATGCCAAATGAAGCAGGCTTGTTCTGGCCTAAACCGAAACGGAACATGAGAACAGCTGGGAATGGGATTATGGCTTCGTAGCGATGCTTCATTTGATGATCTTGTTCTGGCAACAAGTGCGACGGTGGTTGTGGTGACGAAAACTGAAGTTGCGTTTCAGGAAATCCCCTTTCGAGGCCAAAGGCCAAACTAGCCTTGTATCGAAAAGCGACGACGAGTAGGAAAACCCCCCTTTTTTTTCCCGTCATCTCGTTGTCCGCCTTCGAGAACCATTTTAGGACGCGAAATTGCCTTCGCAGATGCCTTCTCTGTCCTCATGTTCCAGACGGTTGATGTGCATGCATTCCCACGCCGACGGTTGAGGTGCAAGTGCAATCGAACCCGAAGGCTTCCTCTTTCCATTTTTGCCCGGTGTCTGGCGGATAAACCGGGAGAGATGGGTACGAATTCCGTGCGAGCTTCACCCGCCGGCCGGCCTCGGCTCTGCCCACCTCCTGCGTCTGCGTGCGTCGTTTACCACGCGTCGCTCTCCGGACACGCCGAACACGCAGATAAGGGTCGGGAGTCGAGACGACGCGAGGAATCGCCGCGCCGGATGGGATCGGCACGTCCCCGCGCGCGCAGGTGGACGGACGGGTCGGCACGGCGCTGACTCGTGATAGCTCTCGCGCGCGCGGCAAGCGAGGAAAGCCCCTGCACGTTTCGGCCCGTCCCGGTCGGTCTTCCGCGTTGGCAAGTGGGACGCGGCGAAACTCAATAGGTCAGAAGGCTCGGGTACGCCGGGTGAAGGAAATTTATACTAAAAATACTCGTGAGATTTTATATATGTTATTCATTTTGTGATCTAATAGTTaggttaaaaagaaaagaattgaatgtGATAATATCATCACATAAGAGAGTTTTTCGTAGGACGAagtcttataaaatttgcttttaaTTATATGTGCAACCTCAGACGGAACGTCTCCTCGGAAAGGCGTTCCTAATTGGGTAAGCTGCCCTTGGTTAGCCCTGATCAGAGCCGGATGACGAGCTGAAATGTCATTCGGAAGTCAGAAGCGGAGAGGCCACATCTGGAATGGCATGTGGAGCCGGCAGTGTTCCTTGGCGGGGAAAGGCTCTCCTTCTCCGGGCGTTTGGATCGGAGCCTCGGAATGGCTACGAGAAAGCAGTGCACCAACCGCGGCGGCTGTTACGACGACCAGTGCTTGCGCCCTCCCTCTGCACGCAACGGGAGACGTCTGGCAGCGCGGGCGAGGACTCGTTGTCGCCGGTCCCGCTGCACGCGCGCACGCACGTCGGTCGCACGCCTCTCTTCCGTTGCTCGTTTGCCAATAAACAGGCCAGGACACCTGTACGTGTGTCCCGTTGGGTGTCTACGTAGATGCAAACTAGTCCAAGGTCTGGCCATCTGTACGGTCCCAGATTTTTTTTTGTCGAAGGTGTACACGTGTTGCTGATGAAGCTTTCGGATCGATCGAAGTTTCCATTTCCATTCACGTAAAAGAATCGTGTATCGGTGTACGAACGAACGGATCGGACCGGCGTAAACCTATCACCGCAATCTAACGGCTAGGAGCACCACAAAGAGGCGCGCGTGCCTCTGCACCCGCCTCGCCGTCTCCCTCCCGCCCTGGAGCGCGGCGTCcacgaggccgccgccgccgctccgccCCGCGCCCGACGACGACACGCCGAACGGCCACAAAAGGAGCAGCCTCTCCCGCTCcgcctcccgcgcgcgccgggcCTCCTTGCGCACCACGGCGCGCACGGACCGCAGGTACGAGTTCACGTCGTGGTCGCGGTACACGGAGCCCCGGGGCCCGTAGGCGCCGCCGTCCTTGAGGATCTCCAGCGGGTGCGGGGAGTTGAGGAAGGCAGACACCGCGGACCGGAGCTGCGCCAGGGAGACGCCCGACGACGAGGAGTCACCCAGGTGGTAGATGCCGCTGTCCGGCGGGAGCAGGTGGTGGTGCGGGGAGAGCCGCTTGTCCGGCTGCAGGATGAGCACCTCCCCCATTGGCGCGTACAGGAGCTTCTGCAGTTAGAATTGGGTTCATTCCTGATCTAAAATTCCTGACACGAACAATGATAACATCCGGACCGCCATGAACAGATAATAGTACATGGATCTACCGACCTGGTTCGTGAGGCACGGATGACCGCGGAAATTCCCATTCGCGAGCTTCAAAATGTTCGCAACATGGTCTGGATAATTGCAAGAAAACACCCGGGGAACGATGTCTCGATGTATCGTGATCGACTGGACGTGGCTTCTCGGCAACCCAAGTATACGAAGCAGGTGGTCGCCGCCGCACATGATGCATGGCGCACCGAACGTGACCACAGGCAGCAATGCGGAAGCGGGAGCCTCTCCTCTCACCAACAGCATCAGGTTCACAAGCAGAGCCAGGCTCCCGCCGAGAGAATGGCCGGTGAACCGCAACGCTGCAGATTTACCATGGCTTTTCAGGTGAGATTTCACGTATGGCAACATCTGGTGATATATTCCCTTGGCAGCTTCGTATATTCCCCTGTGAACGAGCACGTCGAGCTCCTGCGGCACATCGGAAATGAACAGAGATTACATCAATGTGTCAGCTACTCCCTCCTATATTTCGTAGTTCATACTGCAAGCATTTTTGCAGCATTGTGATGTATCCATGATGCAGAAATGGATGAAGCGGTAGAAGCTACAAAGATTTAATACTGTCGTGACGCTGATTTTCATTTATCATAGATGAGAAATTCTGAAGCTGGAAATTTTAGCACCAGCTAGTAACATACCTCAAACTTGACAGGTTCAAATAAGAGGTTAGCCTGCCAAGAAGCCATCGACTCTGAGCCCTGCAGATTACAAAAGCAAACCACAATGGAACAAGATAAGATACAGGATTTACCGGTATataaagagaaaaggaaacTCTGGTGATATGAGAATTCGGCTTAAGAAATACCTGAACCACAAAGTATCTTGTGCTGCATTGATCATCATCACAAACGAACCATTCACAGGGACAAGATCTCAATGAATTCAGATCATCTGCGACAGCTTGTCGTGTTTCTTCCTTCGCCGCAACCATCGAGGTTACTGAATTCGTCGTGGCTACAAATGAGGCTTCGTCCACGGTTAACCCTTCACCGTTCTCGCCATTTACAATGGCTATGATTGTTGGATCGTTATTGGCATCGTTTCTGGAACCAAAGGGCATAATGCCCATTGCCCGGGAATGCAAATAAGAGGCAGACGACGACATGAACTGGTAGGCGCCGAAGGGGTTTATCCCCAGGccacttcctttcttcttgCTCCCCACTGCAGCATTCTCGACAACTTCAGATTCTTGATCCGGGGAATCAGTTTTCCCAGTGGAAATCTCCTGCTTCTCATCAGGACTTGTTCTGGCCTTCTCTTGCACTGACGAAGTCACAAACCGCAAATTGTACCTTCGGAGACATTTTGGCTGAGATGGAAGGTAAGGAAGCAAACATATGCCAAGTTAGGCATTGAAAAAGATGAATTACTGGAGTGAGGTACGAAATTTGCAACCACAATTTAGCTGCATCAGATCAATAAGGTAATTGTGGTAATTAATAAACATCACAACCATATCAGAACCAAATTCCACAAACATAATCTATCCATGAGCCAAAAAGCTGTTTAACCAATTGACGGGCAAGAGAAGATAAACGGAACTCAAAGATGGAAATAACACTGAGAAAAGTAGACAGTAAAAGACAAAATAGACTAAAGTTAGCTTGAACATTCCTAGAAAATAAATATCACCACCTGGCACCTGCATTGATGCTGAAAATTTACAGCATGAATAAGAACACGACATCTGTCTAGCATAATGAATTAATCGAACGCTAGTGAGCAAAAATTGCCGAAAGCAATCGCAGATAGGCAACTAACCAAAGATAAACTGCGACTAACGTTGAAAGAATAGCAACAGCTGCGAATGATCGTATACCTGAATCCTGGGTATCATGTAGGCGATGCTGCAGAGGTAGGACATCTTGGAGTACTCCTTGGCCTCCCCGAGCGACACCTTCCTCAGGAGCCTCGAGAACGACGCGCGGTCGAACACCTCGCCGTCGCTCTCGTCGTCCCCGACGGCGCAGCCTTCCTCCTCGACACCGCCGCCGCAAGAAACGCACTcttcgacgccgccgccgccggtcgcCTCCGGTTCTTGGCCTCCGCTGCCGCCGGTGGCCTCCGcgtccgccgcctccacccACCGCGGCTGCACCCGCAGCATCTGCAGCACCCAGTTCCCCTGCCTCCCCTCGTCTGCCTTCCGCTCGTCCGTCTCCTCCTTGCGCGGACTCCCCGACTCCGCGCCGCGAACTGCACCGCCCGCCGCGGCCGGCTTCtctccccctccgccgccgccgccgcgcggccACAGGCGCAGCGGCGGCGCGTGCGGCTGCTGCAGAGGCTGCCGCCGCTGGGCAGCAGGCGGCACCGAGGCCGGCGACGCTACC
This region includes:
- the LOC133893989 gene encoding phospholipase A1 PLIP2, chloroplastic-like, with the translated sequence MDALRFVRGAAPPQPPVASPASVPPAAQRRQPLQQPHAPPLRLWPRGGGGGGGEKPAAAGGAVRGAESGSPRKEETDERKADEGRQGNWVLQMLRVQPRWVEAADAEATGGSGGQEPEATGGGGVEECVSCGGGVEEEGCAVGDDESDGEVFDRASFSRLLRKVSLGEAKEYSKMSYLCSIAYMIPRIQPKCLRRYNLRFVTSSVQEKARTSPDEKQEISTGKTDSPDQESEVVENAAVGSKKKGSGLGINPFGAYQFMSSSASYLHSRAMGIMPFGSRNDANNDPTIIAIVNGENGEGLTVDEASFVATTNSVTSMVAAKEETRQAVADDLNSLRSCPCEWFVCDDDQCSTRYFVVQGSESMASWQANLLFEPVKFEELDVLVHRGIYEAAKGIYHQMLPYVKSHLKSHGKSAALRFTGHSLGGSLALLVNLMLLVRGEAPASALLPVVTFGAPCIMCGGDHLLRILGLPRSHVQSITIHRDIVPRVFSCNYPDHVANILKLANGNFRGHPCLTNQKLLYAPMGEVLILQPDKRLSPHHHLLPPDSGIYHLGDSSSSGVSLAQLRSAVSAFLNSPHPLEILKDGGAYGPRGSVYRDHDVNSYLRSVRAVVRKEARRAREAERERLLLLWPFGVSSSGAGRSGGGGLVDAALQGGRETARRVQRHARLFVVLLAVRLR